The DNA window GCGATTCTGCGATTCAGCAATTTCACAAGTTATTTGCGCAGATAAAGTGAGTCAACACACAAACTATTCTAGTGTTCACGCAACACGAAAATTCACATCACGTTTGGTCACATTGTGTTGGCATCGATACAGGCAATAGATGGCACCAGAGGgcggagtcaaaagtttcacacaacaacaaacaaggtgaCGGTGGAGGAGGTCATGATAATGCACCTTTAAACTGAGGCAGCGTTGTCGACGGTGGTGGTCTGTGGGGTCATTAAATATATTCTGACATGTGGATTCTCTCCACTAAATTATCAATTTGTTCTGTTCCCCCATTTCTAAGATTTCTTTGTCGTCTCCTATGGTCGTATCTCGCTTGAACTACACAACACTGCCTCCACGATCTCTCCACGATCTGTCTCCATGACAGAAGGCTCCATCTAGCTCCGtctttaacgttgagcataaatgagcccttagtcCCATCTCTAGTCTTTACAGTTAGTAAGCAAGTCAACAACTGAAATGAGTCTGACACCCCTGAtctaaacaacaaaacaaaagagctCAACCTGACATAGAAGAACGTACTGTAtcttgttgggaatagaatgattttatgtgttttactataagttgtgtttcactatataagttttagatgtgtgaacaatgagaatactgagatgatttcagctgatctgaatgtgtttgctttgcagaagtggagaagtacaggagaggaagagacatgaagtctgaggagcacatatcgcaatgcttagataattagtttcatatatggtaaaaagaatagaaagtgatgaacagatagtaaggtacagcacgtgtagggagttgtgttgttctcttgtctttcaaaacaggaaccacgcccccaccgccagcgggatggagtcagattaacacgaggcaggggcgtggtgtggtgaaggaggaagtggaactgccaatgagaagaggacaacgccttgcgtgcacaatgacactctgttacgctcaaatatactgggtcaggggaaggacaggaggtcagacttcgtgaactgacacacctttgttgttcgtcagggacgtgaagttgagacccagagctctgtaattttattcttttactgcttaataaactacattaactgagaccgaatatcttctcctattgcttcattaaagaacacgcaggactgagctcacacatagcacattagagagtaggatgactCTTAGTCCAACAATCTGTAGATCAGTGGATTAAAACACTCCCTTCACAGTCTCTCTTTAAACCCACAATAATCTCAACATCAGGTCAATGTCAAACTTTAGTTTTCACATCACATGTAACCCATGGAATGAGTggcacaaagacacaaatagTATTTATGTgaagctttatttatatattgctTTTTAAAACACCCAGACATAAACAGAATGAATCAgtcataaatcaaataaaaataaaatacaatatagaGCACAGCACattgacagacagaaaaaaatgaaaacaaaaacacagcacatgAGGAAGCTCTATAGAACGGCTTAAAACAGTCCAAAGACTGGACTGGAGAGGATTGTTCCAGAGGGTTGGGTCTAAAACTGCAAATACAGGAACAACTGGTTttgcagctggagcaggggaTGGTTAAAAGATCTGCCCATCGCAGTGGTCCAGAAGTAGAGTTACTCAGTGGGGTTCCTGTATCTTTAGGGTTGTGGTTCTTATTGATTACAGGTTTTGTACAGAAAGCTGCAGTCAATTAACCTGTTGTTTGGGCCCCGATCATACAGacagtgttttgcaggttgaaaaacacactgactctacccttcctgtgtgatcaatctaaactttatttattcatttattttcacagtaATTGCTAGCTAGTaactaaaatgttgaggcagagggtacttgctgtagctctggttgagggtgggAGGCtatcagcaaatagtttgtttgGCACAGGGAAATGGAGATCTGTGGGGGTAGATAAAAAACAGGGTGGCTaacggggagtaccaccagttggtccaggagcttgaCCTCCATGATGGATGTTTCAAGTACCGCACTTCGGAAGCTCTagcgaaagttcagtcaggaagacaatacttttcatgctcaagCTCTAcgttctttctcaccctgccattcactccttgcatgcATGCTCACTTACTATCTCtgggtgtcattgtctgggtctgtcagttgagtcatcagctgattcacaatcaaccaacagcacagcgacacaccttctctgtcagcctatcatcttgaTGGCCGAAGCTATCATACAAGGTGCCCTCAGTTTTTAACAcgctcacacaccaatggaacagccatcaggagcaatttggggttcagtatcttgctccaGGATACTCTGACACACAGCCGGGGACTAAACCGCTGTTtttctgattagtggacgacccgctctaccttctgagccaaGACCCTAAAAAGTTAGTgctccagagaaatccaatattccccTTAATACCTCCACAGtgtctgatgaggtggacatgataacccttaatacacataactttattcatccctacaacaggaaatactttttccctaacctgatatgaagtgtatgctgcacatgtgagcatttttgatgatggcctccgtccagtcctttggtcttatcacatttaactatagttgtctttgttttcgttgccgggcagtggcggctggttttgagccatgactccttctattctggctcccaataacacaacaagactaCATTTttagactcctatgtagcctacagcccgaCTCGTGTTTTtcctccagctaataaaatgacgCCTTTGTGACATCGGCCCGAAAAGGGTCTTTATGGACAGTATATACACCCGCCAAAGTGGTTAGAAAGAGTGACTCTGTTACACTGACCATTTCTACCTGCATTTGTTAGGTAATAATGTCAAGCCCTGGTTGAAGTAGTGAATGacaatgtaaaatattaaagaaaaacatttacaggaaaaaaggaaaaaaacccacattgaTCAGAATCTACAATAAAAGCAATGGATACACTTTATGTCAACAATAAATTAACATTAATTATATGGAATGATAGTGAATCTTGCTGAGGAAAAAATCTTTATGGTTGTTCTACTCAGTGTCATTGACAGGAGAGATGATCACAGGGGCAGAGTTCTTACCATCACTGGAAGCACCAGGACTGAAGAATGGATAAAGTTTCTCAGTGAAGCAGCAGCCGGTAAATGAGTAGATAAGAGCTGTAGCATCTACGTCATAAAAGGAAACCACACCCTCCTCATAGTCCACAAACACCCCCACCTTCTCAGGCCGAGACTTCAGAGAGAGATGGACATCAGGGTCAGCACGAGCTTTATACTCATTTACATTTCTTAAAGATATCGTCCAGTAACCTTTCTGAGGAATCTGTATGATTTTTCCCTTCCTCTTGATCGACTCTCTGGCCACTCCTAAATCCCAGTCAGTCTTTCCTTTAACCTGaacctcaaaataaaatctccCTGAAGAGAAACTCTGCTCTgctaagacacaaaaacaaatatcaaaTCTCTCAGGATTGTTTGGGACATCTGtccattcatcatcatcatgtacTTGTTTTCCATCAACAGAAACAATGAGCCAGCTTTGTGCTGTATCAGGATCTAGTGTCACATCCACTGCATACTGCTGGACCCTCTTCAGCTCGGCAAAAAGCAGGTTAGTCATCTCCTCATTAAGTATCTCCTCCAGCTGATTCACAGCTCTCCTCACTGTCCCCTCAAATGAAGGTGGATGGTCACTGACTTCTGTCCAGTCCGTGGTGGGTGGAGTAATGTTAAGGGGAAGGGAGCTTTGGATGAGGTGGAGGTGGGCTTCAGAGTGTGAGAGCTGCTCCAACTCAGCGCTTCTCTTCTTCAGCTCAGAGATTTCCTGTTCCAGCTCTTTAATGAAGCCTTCAGcctgttcctctgtcttttTCTGCTTCTCTTTGATCGTGTTGATGAGCTTGTTCAGGCTTCTCTCAACAGACTCCTTCAGAGcggtgaagacctgaacaccatctgctatctctctgtctgcaccTTCCTTACTGAGCTCTACTGAGCGTTTGATCTCCTCAATCTTCAGTTGTCTCGTCTGGATCATCTGCTGAGTTTCTGCCTTTGTCTTCTCCAGCTCTGCCTTCTTTCCTTCATATTCTTCTTtcagaagaacaacaacataTTTCTTGTGGTCTAAAACCATCCAGAGCACCAAGACAAACATCAGACACACCAGGAAGAACACCAAGGCCTTCAGTTTGGTTCCTGAGTAGACTTCACACGGAACTTCTTTTGGTTTCTGTTGAGCTGACTGTCTGTACCGAGCAGCCATCTCGGAAAACAAAGTGTTGACATGCAGCTCAGGTCTTGTGTTGAAAGCCTTATTACAATTCGGACACTGACTTGGGACCTTAATATCCCAGTGTTCAGTGATGCAGGTTTTACAGAAGTTGTGTCCACATGGTATGGTGACTGGATCAGTGAACACTTCCAGACAGATGGAGCACAGGAACTGATCTTCAGTCAGCAGACAGCTGGCAGCAGCCATGTCTACACTCTGAGGACAAAaagtgtgaaaaaaacaaaactgtaatcACATATCATTTGATTacttggtttaaaaaaaaggcgAAACATTTATAATTCAAATTTAATATTTCTTCATTTCTTACCATTTAATGTGATACATTTAGCCAGTATTTTTGCTTTGTAATTTGTCTTATTGAAACATCTGAGAGAGTAGAGCAAAACAATAATCCCCTTCTCCGTCCAAATACCTTTAGTGTCAGAGAGTCAACTTGaacaaagaggaggaagaggaggcacaCACGGCCACAGCCCCCATGGCCACAGATGGACAAGACTTTCCTAGGATGTCTACATCTATGACCCCTGTCATCTTACTCCACCCTAATGCACAAATTTATTTGAATGGATGTCttacagccaatcacagtgttccaCAACATCTAAAGTGGACTGCAGTAGAGCTAGGGCTGTGACGGTATGTATTTTTTCTCACAGCGGTGACagagaaaccctgaagctggcatttcagcacgtgcatttaaaataaacattaattcaAAAAACGAGAGTCCGTTTTAGTCGTTTTAGAAGAGGTCTGATACATGAACTACAGTGTGTTTACGTcctgcgcggagggatacaccggtgagcaacagctgcagctggctctgggacaggtatgCTAGGTCACtctgtaaaagcaaacaaagacacgacacggacgatattactcactcgactgaaagctgtccatcagctcctgcaggcctgggcgttttttccagtttaacttagtgattgctgcaaagttttcactccttgtgatgcactctctgtggcgGTTTatctcctgatgatatatctccccaacgatggtagcaccgaatcccattctgtgcagcaaaatgattccacctccGTAGGAATATGTTAGCTAGCCCCGCAGCTATACCACCAGTCCTGCCCTGACCTCCGTCTCCCCTCAGCCCGTTGCTGCTCCACCGCTCCgaaggattcagcctctcttctcgcccgctcagcatccaacacctgggagttcctcatctgtgtaatccggctcaaacaggtatggcactgggtctgtgtccgctacaagaaactcctcAAAATCGCGTTGAAAGTCGTTGACTGCAGCTACTACAGTCTGgagtagggccgtaacggtacatgtatttgtgtcaaacCGTTCGGTACACGACTTTcagttcggcacgaccctgtactgaattattgggcgcaggatattatattattttattttattttgttttattttaattccatttttgcgagccgaaccatttaaaatatctagttccccgacggacataatcgAGTGACGGACCaagtcccgtaaatctccgctttcactttgtgcagcgcattctcgcattttgacaacatggcaagtgagcctgatgaacctgaagacccacccgcaaaccttaagtcctctgttcgggaacactttggtttcagggtaaaatacgaagatggaaataaacaagttgacaagacaaaagcagtgtgccgacactgcagaacagtggtcgggtatgtacttggaaacacgtctaacatgctaacgcatctaaagcgacaccacccgagtttgaacgttaaccggcataactagaaaaagcaatctggtgcaaactacgatatcgttgtcgtttaaaaagaaagagcgtttccctgaccatcgcgctaaagaaataaccaacgccattggagctgagtaaaactgtttaagctgcactttagatataagcatgttttgtttactgcactttaacaaagtgggaaagccaagtaagttcctagtaaaactgaatctgagcaggctttaaagctgaccagctgcactatactttttattttaattgagtaaaactgttaaagcagaaatttatatttatatttttcacttttagaattctattttcattcaaactgtgaaaaagcaggattttatatatatttgtttcattcaaaaattgtgtaaaaagagttaactgctgtggtggtatgttttaataaggttaccaataagtaaaagatatttaatagttgtctatttttttcattactgtaccgaaaaaaaacgacccgtgacttgtgtactgaggtacgtaccgaaccgaaatttttgtgtaccattacacccctagtctggagatatcgctaggttaaataaacagctgagttttgtttacaagctacgtctgtgcctgctcaccggtgtatccctccgcggatcacagcgcaggacgtactgaccccaatgctaaccgctgagacccagccactggatgtacagacacaaaaaggatatccatcatgttgtctcaatatgaaaatgatagcaaaagggcataactcctaaattgtattcttttaacatttggcttgggaaccagatcCGCCACCATGATGAatcagctttttattttttattttttttgtacgGTGATGACCTCTTCACCGCGGTAGGCATCACGTGACCGCGGTATTGCGGTGATGCGGTTTTTGTCACAGCCCTAAGTAGAGCCACACCCCATTTTGACAAACATGGCCATCAGTGAGGCAAGGAGACCCATTTTAATctattaggggccgtacacatgctgcgttttttTGCCCCGCttaaattcattatttttaatgtaaatgcGTGGCAAACACCAGAGCGACACCAGAGCAGTGCACACCTGAAGCCAAATTtggtaatgttacctttgtaaaatgttgctgttgctgaGGAAAGCTCTGCTaaccgctaggctaatttatacaatgtaaaatgccataggtttgtgctaaaaacattagcatgttgtatttgtggggaaactgtgtccagataaagacaagtgttcgtctgtgaatgctgcgagttatagtgaagctgatttgtgtacttttaTTTGAGATTGTCGCTATAAAGCCAACTAGTgttctggaggtgtaactgcagagtgacacatcATACAAGCATACATGTAACCACggtaacacatatgcacatCAGTGAGGGtatttttcctgtttaaaaagctgttaaaactgCCACCATTACATTAATCTCTGTGTACTGTCTGTTCACTGAATGCATTAAAAAGTGTGACAGTGATCCCACAGTATCAAGCCCTGAATCATTACTGTACAAGACACcttcttctcttcctgtctctgttAGATATTATTCAGAACATGTGATTGTTTTGCAGTCTAATAATAGCCTCCTAATAATGCTCACAGTCAGTTATTACTCTATGAGCTCTTTGTGAAACCAGACAACATGAATATAAAAACTTTAGAGGCATCAAAGTGCTGCTGCATAAACTTCACTGAGTCAccagaatttgatttttcctgatgatgcaggatgacaaacACCAGAACTGTCCAATCAGCATGTTACCTGTCAGTCGTTATTATTTCATGTTTACTCATCTTGGTTCGTTTTAAGTGTGAACAGGAacagaaccaaaactaaaatacAACAGTGGATCATGTGATCCCTCTGCTGCGGACCAGATGAACTTAACTACAGGTGTGCGAGCAGCCTGGTCTCGGTAGGTTTTTGCAGACATAACTTATCatgacttttttctttgttattgGTTCTGACATGAACTAAATCATGACCAAATGTTTAGGGAGTGCATTTTGTCTCAGTgtactcacctgtgtgtgtttgttgttgtggagAAAAAACAGCTGGATTCAGTTGAATGTTTCTGTAGAGAGAAATACAGACATTCGTCGACTGCAGCGCTGCTTTCACTCAGTTTCAGTTTCGTTTCATGTGACGTTGCAGCTCTGCTCTTCACTgtagctcctcctcctcctcccagtgCACAAGAAGAAAACGTTTCACACTCCAATCAACGTGTGTTATAGTGAATAAAGTTTCACTGATCGCTGTTGTTTTAAACAGCCCACCTTTCTAAACTCAACAAAACGTCACATGATGCTGTCAAGATGTGGTTTACAATCCTGTGAGGAGCAAGAGATTGAGTTGGGTTgcacacctgctgctcctgtcaCTGATGGTACTCTTGTGCGCATGTGCGTCACTGGTAGCAGGTAATTATTATCACCTGCGCACCTGTTTATCAGTTAACAGAGAGGAGACTCTTATTATGTGTTGACAGCTGCCCCTTGTGTCCAGCTCAGCTACAATACAACAGAGCATCTCATTAGATAggcctctttctttctttctttctttctaaataaataaataaataaatagataactAAATAAAAGGAATATGTTAGATAAATACAATGACATTCTCTACAACTGTCATTTCAGATACCCACATCGTCATCTTAGATAGTCAGAATAAACATCGTAGATATCTGCAATTGCATTCTTACTGGGAATAATTCCACTTTTAGATATCTACAATCCAGTTGTTCTAGTCATGGTTTAATTTTAGATATTAAAAAAATCCAGATATCCATAATGCAATTATGAATAtccaaaatattatttttaattttgagtaGTATAAATGTCATTTTGGATATCCACAATTAGCATTATGAcaggaaaatgcaaatgcacatATCTACAATTAAAATCATGACTAGTAACAATTGGATTATAAAATGTTCACTCCGACTATCTAAATCACATTGTGGATATCtgaaatgacaataaataaataaataaaataataataaggaggatgatggtgatgatcatagaataataatgataatagttattattataataaactttattcataGAGCACCTTtaatacaagaaatgcagcatacAAGTGTTTTACAATAAGGGCAGTATGagcactgagtgcttcacatgaaaacagacataatggacataaaacagacaaaccaggCATCtcaatataaaaggacatttaaaacagtttaaaacatggatgaactgattaataaaatcatagagttgtaaaactatAGTTCataaatgattttaaaagagttgcagcagcgtgaaACATAAatttagttcagtttagtttatttggtTTATAAGAGGACAGCGTGCAATGACATTAATCATTTAAGAGAAATCAAAAACATAGTTACACCAGATTAAGCAAAACAGTAATTTCCATCCGTAGTCCTAAACATAACAAGTAGACACAATAAATAGGAATAAAATTCAAGATGCAGTGCAGACTGCAGTTAATCCATGTGCCTGACATAACAGAAGCAGCTGCATAGAACAAAATACGTGCAtgcatgattaaaaaaatgtcaaagtgtaGATATTTGAAAATGTAGTTTGTAGAAATTTAGTTTAAGTTTATGAACTCCTGTATTCATGTCGTTAGTTTCATTATCAGACTGTTGATCATGGGATTATGAggcagtgggcccctgggcagagatatgcaaaaggccccaccatgTCTCCAACACAGGAGCATGGCACACAGACTTTATGGTTGTTTAGCctctttctttgttgtttttgtctctttagccccgtttccaccaaacactttcactatagtacctttggaaccaacagtaaccctaaAGACCTAGACCcttgcatttccactgcaaacagtgctcttaaatgtgtcgctcactgctccgtccagcactcactgtatttcctcattaccggtgacacagtcTGCACCTCGTGCACAGGAATGACTCTCcgccatgcttttttttttctctgagtgaggattagaatacaGTATGTGCAGTTCACATAAACTGGCAAAAAATGATTTATATAAAtgctcattactaaaagtgtgtgtcatataaaaactaaagtgatggtcaaagctGTCAcggtgaaatttaaggtgtgctgatggattcacgtcatcaactcatgcattgagtaacattacaagtaaacattccaccttaaaagttgccggcagtcggcccagtgaatgaagttattttttctcagactccagctgctgtgagaggcagcaaaacatcctttcattttacagttacagtttactaataaaactctccacagtatgaacagtggttacgtgagcttcaaaaccagccacaactcagccctgagcagagtcactgtcctctactgaccaatcagactgcagtgttcacagctccaccttttagtaccacatctgtgtgctaggtaccccaacagaggggggaccaaacacggggacggtacagaacggttccattggtaccatccacagcttttcactgtggaaacagaaaaaaagcgtactgaactAAACTGAGCCGTACTGCTTAGTGGAAACGAGGCTTTTATAGTCATTATGATTCTTtacgtctctttgtggtcatttttgtgggtggacattttgttttaccttttggggttgtcttgcccttttttattttgtgtctttttgcagttcctttgcatctctttgtggtctttttgtgtctcctggtaggcctgttcagtgACCTATCCGTGCTGGTGATAGTTATTTATGAAGGGCATGTGTCAAGCTGCAGTTTGTTATGAACTAGACCAGAGGGCTGGTGTAAATTTATCAAGTGGTAACCTAcacagctgaaaaatgaagctgatGCAGAAGcagaaaactgcagttcctctaatggccacttgaggttgactccagaagtgagtcgatccccatagacccccatgttaaaatgcccaactttacagcagaaataaacatgtttacagcctggtacaaaaaacagttttggtctctatagctaatttcaacattcctGAAACTGTACAGGAGGTGAATTTTTTATATAACtgacccatttacattttattaaggtttaaagtGGATGTTAAAATGGTTGTTCTATTCAGTGATGGACAGCAGAGATGATCAGAGGGGCAGCGTTTTTACCACCATAATTAAGACTGGGACGGAGGAATGGGTAGAGATGCTCACCGAAGGAGCAACTAGTAAAGGAGTAGATGAGAGTTGCAGAATAAACGTCATAAAAGGAGACCAGACCCTCCTCATAATCCACAAATACCCCCACCTTCTTAGGCCGAGATTTCAGAGAGAGACTGACATCAGGGCCAGCTTGAGCTTTATACTCATTTTCATTCCTCAAAGATATCGTCCAGTAACCTTTCTGAGGGCTCACTGTGATGTATCCTTTCCTTTTGATCGACTCTTTGGCCACTCCTAAAGTCCACTCAGTCTTCCCTTCAACCTGAACCTCGAAGTAAAATCTTCCTGACGAGAAACTCTGCTTTGCTAAAACATTAACACAAGAATCAAATCTCTTTGGGTTGTCTGGGAGAGTCACCTGTACACCACCATCATGTACTTGTTTTTTTATCATCAGACAGGATGAGGTTGGGATGTGCTGTGTCAGGGTCAAGTGTCACATTCACGGCATACTGCTGGACCCTCTTCAGCTCGGATCCAACAAGCAACTGATTCAGAGCTCTCCTCACAGTCCCCTCATATGATGGTGGACAGACATTGACTTCTGTCCAGTCTTTCACTGGTAGAGCAGTGCCCAGGGACAGAGGGTTTTGGAGGAGAAAGTGGTTCTCAGACTttaagagctgctgctgcaccttAGCGCTTCTCTTCCGCAGCTCAAAGACTTCCTGTTCCAGCTCTTCGATGAAGCCTTCAGcctgttcctctgtctttctctgcttctctttgatTGTGTCCATGAGCTCGGCCTGGCTTCTCTCAACAGACTCCTTCAGAGcggtgaagacctgaacaccatctgctgtctctctgtctgc is part of the Epinephelus lanceolatus isolate andai-2023 chromosome 5, ASM4190304v1, whole genome shotgun sequence genome and encodes:
- the LOC117261979 gene encoding uncharacterized protein LOC117261979, giving the protein MAAQLKQEGEAPLHINLGPALKALIFCLVFLMCLILVLVVDYKIVSRLKEQEVEIQQMIQSRQLKIEEIKHSVELSKEDADRETADGVQVFTALKESVERSQAELMDTIKEKQRKTEEQAEGFIEELEQEVFELRKRSAKVQQQLLKSENHFLLQNPLSLGTALPVKDWTEVNVCPPSYEGTVRRALNQLLVGSELKRVQQYAVNVTLDPDTAHPNLILSDDKKTST
- the LOC117262655 gene encoding E3 ubiquitin-protein ligase TRIM21-like, whose protein sequence is MAAASCLLTEDQFLCSICLEVFTDPVTIPCGHNFCKTCITEHWDIKVPSQCPNCNKAFNTRPELHVNTLFSEMAARYRQSAQQKPKEVPCEVYSGTKLKALVFFLVCLMFVLVLWMVLDHKKYVVVLLKEEYEGKKAELEKTKAETQQMIQTRQLKIEEIKRSVELSKEGADREIADGVQVFTALKESVERSLNKLINTIKEKQKKTEEQAEGFIKELEQEISELKKRSAELEQLSHSEAHLHLIQSSLPLNITPPTTDWTEVSDHPPSFEGTVRRAVNQLEEILNEEMTNLLFAELKRVQQYAVDVTLDPDTAQSWLIVSVDGKQVHDDDEWTDVPNNPERFDICFCVLAEQSFSSGRFYFEVQVKGKTDWDLGVARESIKRKGKIIQIPQKGYWTISLRNVNEYKARADPDVHLSLKSRPEKVGVFVDYEEGVVSFYDVDATALIYSFTGCCFTEKLYPFFSPGASSDGKNSAPVIISPVNDTE